The segment TGGTTGGGTATGAAGGACTCTGAGCTCAGAAAGAATGATTTCACTAACCTTTGCAAAGAAGGCCTTCGAGTAAGATCCTCAACTCTGGGTTCATGTCACTTGGCAGAATTAGAGGGTTATTAACAATCTGCAGAAAGAAAATGAGGGATGTTGTTGGCTGTGGGAGACATAATAAAGAGCAACCAGAGAGAATGCATGCATGGCTAAGTAAGTGCACAAGAGACGGAACAATCAAATTCCATACCTTGTCATATGTATCTTGTAGCGTTTCACCAAGAAATGGATATCTTCCGAGTATCATACAATACAAAGTAACTCCTAGAGCCCACGTGTCTGCAGCTTTTCCTTGATATGTTAAACCTGTTGATTGATTTCAAAATGGTAAAATCAAGCTTATGATATGTTCTCTAATTATTTCTCCAAAAGCTAGAGAATAGTTTTGGCTAACAGAGGGAACACTGACCTACACAACACTCAGGCGCAGTGAAAACAGGAGTCCCGGGAGATCGGCGAAGCTCATCATTATCAtcctataaaaataaaatgattgaAAACAGTAAAAACTTACTTTCCAACAGAATAACAAGTATAAATTCTGTTAAAATTTTCAACGAAACCTTTTTAAATGTGCATCAAACACATGAACCTTTTAAAGTTTTTAACTTCTTATGCACTAAACTAGTCAATTCAATTGCATGTAACCTATCAAGAACACGTACATGACCCATCTGCATTCTAGCTTCTATAAGAAAAAGAGCCTATTCACAAAATTTGTAGTTTAGATCAAACTAAATAGGCCTGGCAATACTGGACATGACCCAATTACATGATAAAAATATGATACACGAGGAAAGTAATTAAAACATGGCACAGAACATAAATGACACAAAAAATTAGCAGAAACATAGAACAAATTCACACGTCAAAATATGAGGATATTTATGAGTGAAGTACCATCATTACCTCAAACACCTGGCTGACACTAAAATCTCCTATCTTCACTGTACCCGTGCTAGTAATCAACAAATTATCTGGTTTAATATCGCCATGCACAATATTCTGTTTTTAAAAGAAAAGACCCAAGTAAGCACAGAAATAATTGTATTGTCTACAGGACTATCACAGAAAACAAGATGCTggatataaaaatgtaaaataaatatacaccGCACAGAAAATAAAAAGGTTTCTGGATTGATAAATTTCCTCATCTAAATGTCAAATTACAAATTATCAGACATGCAGGGACATACTGCAACATATATCATAGATATCACAATTCACAACTAGCCAACTCTCTTCTTCAGGATGTTGCTTCAAACTGACACCTTAATTATTGTGTTTGTGTTTACACAAACAAGGAAAAACAGCAtgcaaggaaaaaaaaaaaatgaaagaccCGAAATGATGCACAAAGTTGGTTTTGTAAACATACATGAGCATGGAGGTACATAAGCCCAGATACTATATCTCGCACATACTTCCTAGCAGTATCTTCCCCAAGGCCTCTTGGAGGACCAGAATCCTCACAAATCCATTTGCCTTCAACATATTCAAGAACTGAACAAAATGAAAGGCTAAGTCAAATACTCTTTTAAGCACATCACTCgctagagaaagaaaagaaaaaggaactaTAAATACCCATGTAGAATTGATCCATTGTTGGGTCATCAATCACCTCAATGAGATTAACTATATTGGGatgttccaaaattttcataattagaacCTGTAAGGGAAATGGATATTATAAATATGTGGTTATCCcaaaaagtaatttaaaaaagGTGCTTCAAATGTCAACAGTAGATAACTAAGGCAGTTCTCTCCACACAAAATATCAAGTCAATACCTCACGAAGAACATCAGTCATTGCAGTCTCGGATGGTGCAACCCGCAACTTCAATAAGTGAGACTTATGAAAGGCCTGTATTTCAATGTAGAAGTAACTCATTATTGAAAATTGAACCTTAATTTGTCATAAATTGTACTAGATCCACCAAGTGCAAAAGCAAACTTAACCTATAAGAACATAATAAATAAATctttctcaaattttaaaaactctGGTTCTAAACAAATAAATGTAACTGAATTTCCTGAAAGCACTCTTTCTCAATTGTTACTGTCATTTTACACTCGAAGGAAACACTTTTCTCTGCTGAAACAAGCTACTAACCTTAATAGCATAGTGTTTCCCATCAACCCTGTTTCGATATAGAACCTGCCACAAAagcaaacaaaattaaaatttaaatcctttatgaaaaattatgtaaaaagTGACTTTCAGCAACATTCTTACCACTTTTCCGTAGCTACCAGAACCAATCTTATACTCCCTCACATACTCATTAATCATCTTATTCCCATTTTCATCCTGGAAAATGAATCAATATTTCATGACTTCATAATCATAAGAGACAGGAACAATGAAATGAAACTTATGGGTATAATTACAATATAAAGAGGTGAAAAAGAATTTTCACATGCTGGAAATACATCTGCAAGACAACAATATTAACATACACGATAGCATTCAGTGACAATGAGGTCAAATAACTCATTTCAACACGTACCTCTGTGCGTACGATCATGTTGGTTTCCTTGACAGGAACCTGCCTGCAAACCAATCCATTGTTCAGTTTGAACCTCAAAATCTCTTCAGAACGCTTGCCACGGCCCAGAGACTCAACCTCATCTCCATGAGCAGTGCGAGTAACCTCACCATTATAtgaacaatcatcatcatcttcttctatTTCTTCGTCTAACAAAAATTCCTGGGACAGTGGAAAATTTGACCTGCAATTGGGCCTAGTGGTTTGTTTGGGCTTTGTTGAGAAGCCGAAGCAACCAAAGCAGCCCATTGCTCTAGCAAATGAAAAGCTGTTACTAAACATTAGAACACTTGAAACCTTGAAAGTAGTAAGTTACAAATGAAGAACAAATCTTGAACCTGCAAAGAGAGCATAAGCCCAGATTAATAGACCCGCTATCTAGAAATTGCCCATAGAAATTTCAGATTAATATTAAAACCAACTTAACTAAACATACTGACTACATTACACTTGTGCTCCATTAGTTCACTAGATttactactttctcttttcttttatttctttctttttt is part of the Gossypium arboreum isolate Shixiya-1 chromosome 5, ASM2569848v2, whole genome shotgun sequence genome and harbors:
- the LOC108450096 gene encoding serine/threonine-protein kinase GRIK1-like isoform X2; translated protein: MGCFGCFGFSTKPKQTTRPNCRSNFPLSQEFLLDEEIEEDDDDCSYNGEVTRTAHGDEVESLGRGKRSEEILRFKLNNGLVCRQVPVKETNMIVRTEDENGNKMINEYVREYKIGSGSYGKVVLYRNRVDGKHYAIKAFHKSHLLKLRVAPSETAMTDVLREVLIMKILEHPNIVNLIEVIDDPTMDQFYMVLEYVEGKWICEDSGPPRGLGEDTARKYVRDIVSGLMYLHAHNIVHGDIKPDNLLITSTGTVKIGDFSVSQVFEDDNDELRRSPGTPVFTAPECCVGLTYQGKAADTWALGVTLYCMILGRYPFLGETLQDTYDKIVNNPLILPSDMNPELRILLEGLLCKDPKQRMTLNALAEHSWVIGEDGPIPQYWCWCTRNSYLREESNGRSGTRLTETD
- the LOC108450096 gene encoding serine/threonine-protein kinase GRIK1-like isoform X1, with protein sequence MFSNSFSFARAMGCFGCFGFSTKPKQTTRPNCRSNFPLSQEFLLDEEIEEDDDDCSYNGEVTRTAHGDEVESLGRGKRSEEILRFKLNNGLVCRQVPVKETNMIVRTEDENGNKMINEYVREYKIGSGSYGKVVLYRNRVDGKHYAIKAFHKSHLLKLRVAPSETAMTDVLREVLIMKILEHPNIVNLIEVIDDPTMDQFYMVLEYVEGKWICEDSGPPRGLGEDTARKYVRDIVSGLMYLHAHNIVHGDIKPDNLLITSTGTVKIGDFSVSQVFEDDNDELRRSPGTPVFTAPECCVGLTYQGKAADTWALGVTLYCMILGRYPFLGETLQDTYDKIVNNPLILPSDMNPELRILLEGLLCKDPKQRMTLNALAEHSWVIGEDGPIPQYWCWCTRNSYLREESNGRSGTRLTETD